TGCGTTCGAGCCAAGCGGCTCCGGACATAGTCGGGCCTACGACTTCGCCGATGACACCAAGCTTGGCGTACAACTTGTTGGCCGCTTTACCGATAAGCTTTCGGCGGTCGTCCAGGTCGTGTCCCAGCAACGCTACGACAACACGTTCACGCCGCAACTCGAGTGGGCAAACCTGAAATACGCATTCACGCCGGACTTCAGCGTGCGCATTGGACGAATCGAACTGCCCACATTCCTTAACTCCGATTATCGCAATGTCGGTTATGCGAATCCGTGGGTGCGCGTGCCGGCCGAGGTCTATAACACCGTGCCGATAACGAATAGCGACGGGGCCGACTTATCGTATCGATTTCGCCTCGGCGAGGTGGCCAACACGGTACGAATACTCTACGGCTATAGCGCATTTCACGTGAACCCGGGCATGATCAAAACCACGGGCACGGGCATCGTGGGCGCGTTCGATACGATCGAATATCGCGATTTCACAGCGCACTTCGGCTACCTGCACGCCGATGTGAAACTCGCTGTTCTCGACCCGAAGCTGCCTGCGAACGTCTATAGCATGGCGGTTGGTTACGATTCAGGTCCATGGTTTGTGCAAGCGGAACTGGCCCGCGTCACGGTCGACCAACTCACGCCCGGCTACGTCAGCGGCTATGTGACCGGTGGCTACCGGATCAACAAGTTCACACCATTCCTGACGTACTCCGAATCGCACACGCTCGGGCACGCCACCGTCGTTCCGAATTACAACATGGGACAAAAAGACATCTCTGCAGGGGTGCGTTGGGACTTTATGAAGAACATGGACCTGAAGGTCCAATTCGATCACGTGTGGCTGCCCGCGAATTCGACAGGCTCGTTCGCGAACCTCCAACCGAATTTCCAGCTCGGCAGCGGCACAAACGTGTTCAGCGCCGTTCTCGACTTCGTCTTTTGATCGGAGCCTTCGTGGACATTGCCAACAAACACGTCAGGGCGGCTCTTTTAGGTTTGGTGCTCGGGTTGGCCGCCCAGGCGTCGATGGCCGAGCTGGTTGTGGTCATATCCGCGTCAAACCCGCTTGCAGAACTCAGCAAAGACCAGGTGGCGGACATTTTCCTCGGCCGCACGGCCTATTTTCCAGGCGGTGGCGCTGCCGTACCGCTCGACTTGGCCGAAGACGCCGCGAGCCGCGCCGAGTTCTACAGGAAGGTGACCGGCAAGTCGGCGCCGCAACTGAAAGCGTATTGGTCGAAGCTGATCTTCACAGGGCAGGGCCAGCCTCCGCGTGAGCTACCAGATGCCGCCGCGGTAAAAAAAGCAATCGTCGCCATGCCCGATTCGATCGGCTACATCGACAGGAGCGAACTGGACGCTAGCGTCAAGGCAGTGCTGACGCCTCACTAGTCGGACCCCGCCGTTGGCAGTCAGGTGGCGGCACGTCGACACACGAACCCTGGATAGTATGCGCAGCCCTATCGAATCAAACGCTCAGTTCGTATCAAACGGCACATGCGGCCGTCTGATCGTATTGAGTACGGCGCTGCGTCCCGTTCTGCGACGCCTGCTCGAAGCCTATGTCCTGTTTCCGCTGTTCGCGGCGATGTTGCTTGTGCTCACCTGGACTACCGTTATCCATCTGATCAGTGCAGAAAACGTCGTTGCTCAGAATGCAGCGGCGGAATTGAGCCGCGAACTCGCCGATACCTACCAGGCGCAAATGGTGCGCAATCTGGTCTCTATCGACCAGACGCTAAAGACCGTCAAATACGCCTACGAGATGAAAGGCGGCGCAGGATTGTCCGAGCTTCGGGACAAGGGGCTCCTTCCGCCAGCCATCGTGTTCAAGGTGGCCATTGTCGGCACTGATGGCCGGTTGAGCGCCGCAACCCTGCCTCAGGCGTCAGCAGCGGTAACGGTAGCGGACCAGCCGTATTTCCAGACGCAGCGCGATTCCGCCGACGATGCCCCAATGCCCTTTGTGAGTGAGGTCACGCGCGACCCCGGCACGGGGTCCCCCGAAATCACATTCAGCCGCCGGCTGCAGAACGCAGCCGGCGGTTTCGCCGGGGTCGTCATTCTGTCGGTAGACCCCGGCTATTTCACGAGCAGCTATGACTACGCGCGGATGGGCAAGGATGGCGTGTTGGCCTTGCTCGGCACGGACGGCATTGTGCGCGCGGAGCAAGTGGGTGAGCAACAGTCGTGGGGCGAACGCCTCTCTTCGACTGCCGTGCGTGCGGCCGCCGCGGCATCGACCGATTTGGCCTCCATCCAGCCTTGGGATCATGGAGCGCCGCGCTACACGAACATTCGCACGCTACACGGCTTTCCGCTCATAGCGATAGTGGGTCTTGGGCGCGAGGAGCAAGCCGCGCAGCTCCGTCGACACCGGCGCGCTTATCTGCTGTGGGCTGGCGGCGGCAGCGTGGTGCTGGTCATGCTGGCGTTTGTACTGAGCCGCTTGAGCTGGCAGCTCGCGGTCAGCCGACAGCGCGCACGCCGGGCACAGCAGACTTACTACGCCGCGTCGGAAGCAAGTCTCGACGCGTTTTTCGTCTTTCGTAGCGAACGCGGAGCCAACGGCGAGATCGTCGACTTCGTGCTGACCGACACGAATCGCCGGGGGGGCGAACTGTCAGGTATGCATCGTGGCATGTTGGTTGGCAAGTCGCTCGATGTCGCGTTTCCTCGCTGTCGCGATGATGGCATGTTTGACAAATTGGTCAGCGTTGCGCTGACGGCGGCTGTTGAGGAGCACGAATGGATACACGAAAGGCCCGGCATGTCCTCGGTATGGCTGCAGCGGCAGGTTGTGCGTGTGGAAGACGGTGTGGTCGCGATCATCCGCGACATCAGCTCGCGCAAACGCGCGGAAGTCCGGCGTGCGGAACAGAACCGGGTGCTGGAAATGATCGCTACCAGCACGCCGCTCGAAGAAGTTCTCTCCTATATGACGCGGCTGCTGGAGTCGCAGATAGCGGGTTCGGTTTGCGTCGCTCTCCTGTGCGACGAAGACGGCCAGCATCTGAAGCTGGGCGCCGCGCCGAGTTTTCCCGAGCAATACCACAAGCAGATCCATGGTTCGGTGATTGGTCCAGACGCCGAGCCGAGCGGACGCGCGATTCATTGGCGCCAGCCGGTGTACATATCGGACGTGAAACAGGACCGGTGCTTGCTCCAGCAAATGGAAGGCTACGGCATGCATGATTATGGCGCCTGCTGGGCACTCCCGATTCTGTCACACGACGGCAGCGCGCTCGGCGCACTGACGCTCTTCGTCCGAGACCCGCACGAGCCCGCAGCCGTCGAGGCGCAGGCCATCGCAATGGCAACGCGTATTTGCGGCATCGCTATCGAGCGTAGCCAGGCGGAGGAGCGCATCCGTCACATGGCGAATCACGACGCGCTGACGGGCCTTCCCAATCGCACTTTGCTGTCGGATCGTCTGAACCAGGTTTTGCTGCACGCGCAACGCTATCAGCGCGGCGTGACGGTGGTGTTCATCGACCTCGACAATTTCAAGCTGATCAACGACAGCCTTGGCCACCGCGCTGGCGACGACCTGTTGAAGACGGTGGCCGCGCGCATGGTTCAATGCGTGCGGCGCACCGATACCGTGGTGCGGCTCGGCGGTGATGAGTTCGTGATCGTTTTATTCGACCAGGCGCTGCACGACGGAGACATAACGGCGGTCATCGAGAAGATTCGCGACACGATTCTCGAACCGATCGAACTGAACGGGCAGACTTTTCAAGTCACGTGCAGCATGGGGTTAGCGAGTTATCCTAACGACGGCACTGATGCCGAAACTCTGCTGATGAACGCTGACGCGGCGATGTATCGCGCAAAAGAGAGGGGCCGCAATAACTACCAGTTGTACACGGCTGAGATGAACATCAAGGTGCACGACAGACTGCGGCTTCAGGAACAGTTGAGGCACGCGCTGGCGAACGGGGAATTCCGGCTGGTGTATCAGCCGCAGGTCGATTTGCGCACGGAGAAAATTTTCGGCGTGGAGGCGCTGTTGCGGTGGGATCACCCGACCGATGGCCCGGTCTTCCCGGCCACGTTTATCTCCCTGGCAGAGGAAACAGGGCTGATCGTACCGATCGGCGACTGGGTGCTGCATACGGCCTGCTGCCAGAACAAGGCCTGGCAGGACGCAGGTATGCCGCCAATGAGCATGTCCGTCAACGTCTCGGCGCGGCAGTTCCAGCAAAAGGAATGGGTCGCGCGGGTGGCGCATGCGCTGAGCACGAGCGGGCTCGACGCTCAGTATCTCGAGCTTGAGCTCACCGAGAGCTTGATCATGCAGGATCTCGACGGGGCGATCGCGACGATGACCGAGTTGCAGGCCATGGGAGTGCGCTTGTCTATCGACGACTTTGGAACCGGGTACTCCAGCTTGAGCGCGTTGAAACACTTCCCGATTGTGCGCCTGAAAATAGATCAGTCGTTCGTGCGCGAACTGCCCGATGGCGAAGATAACCGCGCCATCGCGCGGGCCGTGATCTCACTCGGGCGGCAACTGAATCTCAAGGTCATTGCCGAAGGCGTGGAAACGGAGAGGCAACTTGATTTCCTGCGTGACAACGACTGCCACGAAATTCAGGGTTATCACTACAGCAAGCCCGTCTCGCCGAGCGAGTTGGAACGATTGGTCAGAGAACCTTTCACTTGGCCAGTGGACGCGGCCGCCGAAGATGTACCCAGCTAGAGCATTGGCACGTTAGAGCGTGCGATGCGCGTGGCGCTAAAATTGTCAGTCAACCGCGAGTATGCGTGTACGGGTCCCTGACAGAACCGGCACGGGCCAGGGCAAAGCAGCAGATTAGCCGGTAAAACTGCCTGTCCTTGCGCGATGAACAGGCACCGTGCACTGATACGCTTCAACCCTACACCCAAAAGCGGCGCGATCTACTGTTTCAGAAACGCTTCTTGGCAGGGCTCGCGAAAACAATCGGACAGCGTGCAATGGTTCTTCAAGCTTTCTTAGCCGCGGCGCTAAAGACATGACCCGGCGGCCAAATGCGGTAATAGGCGCCAGCGTGGTCATTGCCGGCGCGATCCTGGCCATCGCCGCATGGGTGCTGGTCGAAATGCGGCAGGACGCGCTCACGCGGGCGCAGGAAGCCGCGACCAACGTGTTGCTCCTGGTGGAGCGAGATACCGCGCGCAACCTTGAGGTCTACGACCTGTCGTTGCAGGCGGTCATTGAGGGTCTTGAGCATCCCGGCGTGCGTGACTTGCCACCCGAACTTCGTCGGATGGTGCTGTTCGATCGTTCGGCGACGGCTAAAGACATGGGCTCGTTGCTGGTACTCGATGAGGCGGGGAACGTAGCGATCGATTCCACGTCGGATTCACCGCGCCATATCAACCTGGCCGATCGCGATTACTTCGAGATCCACCGCAACTCGCCGAACGTCGGACTCTACGTCAGTCATCCATTCGAACCGCGGCTGAACGGTGGTGGCGTCAGCATTGCCTTGAGTCGGCGACTATCGCACCCGGACGGCAGTTTTGCGGGGGTGGTGGTGGGAACCTTGCACCTGAACTATTTCCGAGACCTGTTTGCCGACATGCATCTGGGTGCGGGTGGCTCGATGGCACTGATGCTCGCAGACGGGACGATGCTGATGCGCCGGCCGTACGACGCGAAGGTCATTGGCCGAAGCCTGATAGATACCGCCAACTACACGCGTTTCACTCAGGCTCCCAGCGGTGACTTTTTCGGTACAGCTGCGATCGACGGTGTACCGCGATGGTATGCGTTTCGGCACATCGATAAGTTTCCGTTGGTCTTCGATGTTGCCCTTGCTACCCAGGACATTTATGCGGAGTGGCATCGCCGGGCGTGGATCATCGGCTCGCTGATCGGTGCGGTCGATGTTCTCATCCTCACGCTGGCCGCACTGTTCGCGCAGCAACTCAAACGCCGCCTGAACATGGAAACCGAACTCCGGTCGCTTGCGAGAACCGACGGACTCACGAAACTCTGCAACCGCCGGGCTTTTGACGAAATCATCCAGACGGAATGGCATCGTGCACAGCGCAGCGATTTGCCACTGTCGCTGCTGATGATCGATGTCGATCATTTCAAGAGTTTCAACGACTTGTACGGGCACTCAGCGGGTGACGATGCACTTGCAGCAGTGGCCCGATGCGTTGGCGAGAAAATCCGGCGACCCGGCGATAGCGCCGCGCGCTACGGCGGCGAAGAATTCGCCGTGGTGCTGCCCAATACCGGCCACGAGGGCGCAGTTCAGGTTGCGGAGAGCATTCGGGCGGCAGTGCAGGCGCTCGGCCGCACTCATATGGCCAGCATGCATCAGGTTGTGACGGTCAGTATCGGAATCGCGTGTGTGACCAACCGCCGCTTCGCCGCGCTACGCGTGTTTGTCAATGCTGCGGACGGAGCACTGTATGACGCCAAAGGCGAGGGCCGTAACCGGGTCGTCTGCGAGTCCAATCTCGCAGAAGCTCATGTCGCTGCTCCAGTCACTCGCCCAAAAATGGACAGTCATTACGACAGTCACTACGTAACGGGGCGAACGCAGCTTTCGGGCGCGAACGCGGGTTGATCGAGTCGCCTCAAAAATGTTATCCGCGCTCGCGCTGCAGATGCGACGATTAGTTATCCTTCGTACTGATTGATTGCAGCCAATCGACAAACGCTCTCATATGGAGTGGTTTATCAGCGTCAAGTGGTATCAACGCGTAGTAGGTTGATCCCGGCGAGAGCAAGGCGGGAAATGGCTTCTGCAGGCGTCCGGTTGCACAATCGCTGTCAAGCGTCGGAAAGGGACCTATTCCGAAACCGAGCCCATCAACGACAGCCTGTAAGGTCACGAAAAAATGGTCGAATCGTAAGGTTCGACTTGCTCGAAGCGCCGGTTGACTCGTGGCCTCAAGCCACGCTTCCCAGTCGCGTGGGCGGGTTTCGCTCGTCAGCCAGGTCTCGGTGACGAGCTGCTCAACGGTCCTGACACCGGTTCGCGAGAGCAGGGACGGACTCGCAATCACGGTATTTGATTCTCGATACAGCGGCCACGCCTGAAATTGGCCGCCACTCGGTACCTCCCGACGGATTGCAACATCGAAGCTGCCGCTGAACGCCGGCTCAGTGGAGAGC
Above is a window of Caballeronia sp. SBC1 DNA encoding:
- a CDS encoding phosphate ABC transporter substrate-binding protein, with product MDIANKHVRAALLGLVLGLAAQASMAELVVVISASNPLAELSKDQVADIFLGRTAYFPGGGAAVPLDLAEDAASRAEFYRKVTGKSAPQLKAYWSKLIFTGQGQPPRELPDAAAVKKAIVAMPDSIGYIDRSELDASVKAVLTPH
- a CDS encoding EAL domain-containing protein, with translation MRSPIESNAQFVSNGTCGRLIVLSTALRPVLRRLLEAYVLFPLFAAMLLVLTWTTVIHLISAENVVAQNAAAELSRELADTYQAQMVRNLVSIDQTLKTVKYAYEMKGGAGLSELRDKGLLPPAIVFKVAIVGTDGRLSAATLPQASAAVTVADQPYFQTQRDSADDAPMPFVSEVTRDPGTGSPEITFSRRLQNAAGGFAGVVILSVDPGYFTSSYDYARMGKDGVLALLGTDGIVRAEQVGEQQSWGERLSSTAVRAAAAASTDLASIQPWDHGAPRYTNIRTLHGFPLIAIVGLGREEQAAQLRRHRRAYLLWAGGGSVVLVMLAFVLSRLSWQLAVSRQRARRAQQTYYAASEASLDAFFVFRSERGANGEIVDFVLTDTNRRGGELSGMHRGMLVGKSLDVAFPRCRDDGMFDKLVSVALTAAVEEHEWIHERPGMSSVWLQRQVVRVEDGVVAIIRDISSRKRAEVRRAEQNRVLEMIATSTPLEEVLSYMTRLLESQIAGSVCVALLCDEDGQHLKLGAAPSFPEQYHKQIHGSVIGPDAEPSGRAIHWRQPVYISDVKQDRCLLQQMEGYGMHDYGACWALPILSHDGSALGALTLFVRDPHEPAAVEAQAIAMATRICGIAIERSQAEERIRHMANHDALTGLPNRTLLSDRLNQVLLHAQRYQRGVTVVFIDLDNFKLINDSLGHRAGDDLLKTVAARMVQCVRRTDTVVRLGGDEFVIVLFDQALHDGDITAVIEKIRDTILEPIELNGQTFQVTCSMGLASYPNDGTDAETLLMNADAAMYRAKERGRNNYQLYTAEMNIKVHDRLRLQEQLRHALANGEFRLVYQPQVDLRTEKIFGVEALLRWDHPTDGPVFPATFISLAEETGLIVPIGDWVLHTACCQNKAWQDAGMPPMSMSVNVSARQFQQKEWVARVAHALSTSGLDAQYLELELTESLIMQDLDGAIATMTELQAMGVRLSIDDFGTGYSSLSALKHFPIVRLKIDQSFVRELPDGEDNRAIARAVISLGRQLNLKVIAEGVETERQLDFLRDNDCHEIQGYHYSKPVSPSELERLVREPFTWPVDAAAEDVPS
- a CDS encoding sensor domain-containing diguanylate cyclase, with amino-acid sequence MTRRPNAVIGASVVIAGAILAIAAWVLVEMRQDALTRAQEAATNVLLLVERDTARNLEVYDLSLQAVIEGLEHPGVRDLPPELRRMVLFDRSATAKDMGSLLVLDEAGNVAIDSTSDSPRHINLADRDYFEIHRNSPNVGLYVSHPFEPRLNGGGVSIALSRRLSHPDGSFAGVVVGTLHLNYFRDLFADMHLGAGGSMALMLADGTMLMRRPYDAKVIGRSLIDTANYTRFTQAPSGDFFGTAAIDGVPRWYAFRHIDKFPLVFDVALATQDIYAEWHRRAWIIGSLIGAVDVLILTLAALFAQQLKRRLNMETELRSLARTDGLTKLCNRRAFDEIIQTEWHRAQRSDLPLSLLMIDVDHFKSFNDLYGHSAGDDALAAVARCVGEKIRRPGDSAARYGGEEFAVVLPNTGHEGAVQVAESIRAAVQALGRTHMASMHQVVTVSIGIACVTNRRFAALRVFVNAADGALYDAKGEGRNRVVCESNLAEAHVAAPVTRPKMDSHYDSHYVTGRTQLSGANAG
- a CDS encoding LysR substrate-binding domain-containing protein; the protein is MRQKLPPLNALRIFEVAARAESYSAAARELNLTHGAVSRQIAVLEDWLGQPLFVRDGQSMVASPHARALAREISAAFDHIADASERYGKNRHVKIIRVSASATVAMRWLIPRLHLFAEICPEVDVRVSTVLSTEPAFSGSFDVAIRREVPSGGQFQAWPLYRESNTVIASPSLLSRTGVRTVEQLVTETWLTSETRPRDWEAWLEATSQPALRASRTLRFDHFFVTLQAVVDGLGFGIGPFPTLDSDCATGRLQKPFPALLSPGSTYYALIPLDADKPLHMRAFVDWLQSISTKDN